In a genomic window of Arachnia rubra:
- a CDS encoding DNA-3-methyladenine glycosylase I, producing the protein MERCFGAGDPLYEHYHDTEWGRPIADTAEETVLFERLVLEGFQSGLSWITVLRKREAFREVFAGFDPARVAQFDEQDIGRLMGDARIIRNEAKIRAAVGNAKALVALHEAGGTLAGILADHAPGPPLAAPRSRDEIPSRTPESEALSRRLKGLGFRFVGPVTMYATMQAVGLVNDHLASCWVRQDKAW; encoded by the coding sequence ATGGAGCGTTGTTTCGGAGCCGGGGACCCGCTGTACGAGCACTACCACGATACGGAGTGGGGACGTCCCATCGCCGATACCGCCGAGGAGACGGTCCTGTTCGAGCGGCTGGTCCTGGAGGGTTTCCAGTCGGGGCTGAGCTGGATCACAGTGCTGCGGAAACGCGAGGCCTTCCGGGAGGTGTTCGCGGGATTCGACCCGGCGCGGGTGGCGCAGTTCGACGAGCAGGACATCGGCCGTCTGATGGGCGATGCCAGGATCATCCGGAACGAGGCGAAGATCCGCGCCGCCGTCGGCAACGCGAAGGCCCTGGTGGCACTGCATGAGGCGGGCGGGACCCTGGCGGGGATCCTCGCGGACCATGCCCCTGGCCCACCATTGGCAGCGCCCAGGAGCCGTGACGAGATCCCCAGCCGCACACCGGAGAGCGAGGCCCTCAGCCGGCGGCTGAAGGGCCTGGGCTTCCGTTTCGTCGGCCCGGTGACGATGTACGCCACCATGCAGGCCGTCGGACTGGTCAACGATCACCTGGCCTCCTGCTGGGTGCGTCAGGACAAAGCCTGGTGA